In Gammaproteobacteria bacterium, the following are encoded in one genomic region:
- a CDS encoding phosphate/phosphite/phosphonate ABC transporter substrate-binding protein has product MKQFSDFFTCVGLLLLSSITVASAQEKFTVGVVPQYDARQLHSVWQPILHALGEMTGYELELMQSANIPEFESSFQSGNFDIVYLNPYHITVANKVQGYLPIVKDVSRSLRGIIVVKKNGGITTLDQLRGKQLALPAPNAFGASQLTRFELQNRHNIEMKSIFVGNHDSVYLNVVLGMTDAGGGVLRTLRQQSPKLQDALHILYETDAYPPHPIAVHPRMSDKAVERLKAAILELGDRQNGKELYAKVPISQVGLAKMKEYAKISSMRID; this is encoded by the coding sequence TTGAAACAATTTAGCGACTTCTTTACGTGCGTGGGACTACTTTTGTTGTCCTCGATCACAGTCGCAAGCGCGCAGGAAAAGTTTACTGTCGGCGTTGTCCCTCAATATGATGCGCGGCAATTGCATAGCGTGTGGCAACCGATTTTGCACGCGCTCGGCGAAATGACCGGCTATGAACTTGAACTAATGCAGTCGGCAAATATTCCGGAATTTGAATCGAGTTTTCAATCTGGAAACTTCGATATTGTTTATCTCAACCCATATCACATTACTGTTGCCAATAAAGTGCAAGGTTACCTCCCCATTGTGAAAGACGTATCACGTTCATTACGCGGAATCATCGTGGTGAAGAAAAATGGCGGTATCACGACCTTGGATCAACTGCGTGGTAAACAGCTCGCTTTGCCTGCGCCGAATGCTTTTGGGGCATCGCAGCTAACACGCTTCGAGCTACAGAATCGACATAATATAGAAATGAAGTCCATCTTTGTTGGTAATCACGACTCTGTCTATTTGAATGTGGTTTTGGGAATGACGGATGCCGGTGGAGGCGTCTTGCGTACATTGCGTCAACAGAGTCCAAAGTTGCAGGATGCCTTGCATATACTCTACGAGACCGATGCCTATCCTCCACATCCAATTGCGGTTCATCCACGCATGTCTGATAAGGCAGTAGAACGACTGAAGGCAGCTATTTTGGAACTGGGAGACAGGCAGAATGGAAAAGAATTATATGCCAAAGTACCGATAAGCCAGGTCGGCCTCGCCAAGATGAAAGAATACGCCAAAATTAGTTCTATGCGTATCGATTAG
- the selD gene encoding selenide, water dikinase SelD, whose amino-acid sequence MTGQNTNANNKIRMTEYSHGSGCGCKIAPRLLEDILRTETPGPIYPELLVGYDTRDDAAVYDTGNGFSVISTTDFFMPIVDDPFEFGQIAATNAISDVYAMGGKPLMAISIFGWPIDKLGPEVASQVIEGGRHACRLAGIPLAGGHSIDCPEPIFGLAVTGQVENQHIKRNDKATAGCKLYLTKPLGIGILTTAQKKKLLDARHARLAPETMCQLNKAGSTFGKLDCVKAMTDVTGFGLMGHLSEMCEGSGLRAIIRYEDVPKLAEVEHYLALGCSPGGAQRNFDSYGHKLAPMTEQQQKILCDPQTSGGLLVAVSTEGEAEFLRVADQEGLSLSAIGELCADLPDDDGHVLIKVV is encoded by the coding sequence ATGACAGGGCAAAATACCAACGCAAACAACAAAATTCGCATGACGGAATACAGTCATGGCTCAGGCTGTGGTTGCAAAATCGCGCCACGACTGTTGGAAGATATACTCCGCACCGAAACTCCCGGGCCAATATACCCTGAATTACTGGTGGGATATGACACCCGCGACGACGCTGCCGTCTATGATACCGGCAACGGTTTTTCCGTCATCAGCACCACCGACTTTTTCATGCCTATCGTGGACGATCCCTTTGAATTTGGACAAATTGCCGCCACCAACGCGATTAGCGATGTCTACGCCATGGGCGGCAAACCGCTGATGGCAATCTCCATATTTGGCTGGCCGATAGACAAACTCGGTCCCGAGGTTGCCAGTCAGGTGATTGAAGGCGGACGACACGCTTGTCGACTGGCCGGAATTCCCCTCGCCGGTGGTCATTCTATAGACTGTCCTGAACCGATATTCGGCCTTGCCGTTACCGGTCAAGTGGAAAACCAGCACATCAAGCGCAATGACAAGGCAACAGCGGGATGCAAACTCTATCTAACCAAGCCGCTGGGCATTGGCATATTGACCACAGCACAAAAAAAGAAATTGCTTGATGCCCGCCACGCACGACTGGCGCCGGAAACCATGTGCCAACTAAACAAGGCGGGCAGTACTTTTGGAAAACTCGACTGCGTAAAGGCCATGACCGATGTCACCGGATTTGGTTTGATGGGGCATTTGAGTGAGATGTGTGAGGGTAGCGGTCTGCGCGCCATTATCCGCTACGAAGATGTACCAAAACTCGCAGAGGTGGAACATTACCTCGCCCTCGGTTGTTCGCCCGGTGGCGCGCAACGCAATTTTGATAGTTACGGTCACAAGCTTGCGCCGATGACTGAACAACAACAAAAAATTCTATGTGATCCGCAGACATCGGGTGGATTGCTGGTCGCCGTCAGCACTGAAGGCGAAGCCGAATTTTTACGCGTTGCCGATCAAGAAGGTTTATCCCTTAGCGCGATCGGTGAGTTGTGCGCAGACCTTCCTGACGATGACGGGCATGTTTTGATCAAAGTGGTTTAG
- a CDS encoding spondin domain-containing protein, with translation MKRLLSTSLLGLTSLTMGACFHSDDNMENGHSHEAMYEVSIVNLSNHQVLTPPAVIIHDNTYKPWQLGHASSVALEKLAEGGDTTDFVAEAMMHNGVYTTKVISAAPIAPGASSKATLSTEHGASLSLSLASMLANTNDAFTGINSADIATLAQGESIEMLAHVYDAGTEANTEAMGTIPGPADGGTGFDAMRDDLIDAIVVHAGVVSKDDGLSTSVLDESHRWNGPVARIVITRI, from the coding sequence ATGAAACGACTTTTAAGTACAAGTCTGTTGGGACTGACAAGCCTGACAATGGGCGCGTGTTTTCACAGTGATGACAATATGGAAAATGGGCATAGCCACGAAGCCATGTATGAAGTCAGCATTGTGAATCTCAGCAACCACCAGGTACTCACGCCGCCGGCGGTGATCATACACGATAACACCTATAAGCCGTGGCAACTCGGTCACGCCTCGTCTGTCGCATTGGAAAAACTGGCAGAAGGCGGTGATACCACCGACTTCGTCGCGGAAGCGATGATGCACAATGGCGTGTACACAACAAAGGTGATTAGTGCGGCACCTATCGCACCGGGGGCGTCATCTAAGGCAACACTGAGTACAGAACATGGTGCATCACTCTCTCTCAGTCTGGCGAGCATGTTGGCCAATACCAATGATGCCTTTACTGGTATCAACAGTGCGGATATCGCAACGCTCGCTCAAGGTGAGTCAATAGAGATGCTTGCACACGTGTATGACGCAGGCACAGAAGCCAACACCGAAGCCATGGGTACTATTCCTGGACCGGCCGACGGCGGCACCGGATTTGATGCTATGCGCGATGATCTGATTGATGCCATTGTGGTGCATGCCGGCGTTGTCAGCAAAGACGATGGACTCAGCACATCGGTACTGGATGAATCCCATCGTTGGAATGGACCCGTTGCCAGGATCGTAATCACGCGGATATAA
- a CDS encoding peptidylprolyl isomerase, producing MTSATARHILVSTEQECSDLKAQIEDGADFGDIARQYSSCPSGAQGGDLGEFGPGMMVPEFDKVVFSAEVGTVQGPVRTQFGYHLLEVTSRTE from the coding sequence ATGACTAGCGCAACCGCACGCCATATTCTGGTATCGACAGAACAAGAATGTAGTGATTTAAAAGCACAAATTGAAGACGGCGCAGATTTCGGTGATATCGCCCGCCAATATTCTTCCTGCCCATCAGGCGCGCAAGGTGGAGACCTGGGTGAATTCGGTCCAGGTATGATGGTACCTGAATTTGACAAAGTCGTATTCAGCGCAGAAGTGGGAACCGTACAAGGCCCTGTACGCACGCAGTTCGGCTATCACTTACTGGAAGTCACCAGCCGCACCGAATAG
- a CDS encoding spondin domain-containing protein, producing the protein MKYKSQILLSALGLALTAQSASAADVSVNITNLSHGNHFTPLLVTAHDTMTHLFQEGMAASANLRAMAECGDISGLLSDAGGADMDTVENPAMGLLAPGANATAMLMTNSTNTKLSVVAMILPTNDGFVGVDSLDIPQTAGTYTYYLNGYDAGTEANDETLPGTDCAPGVAGIPAAPNGDGGMNGSGVAMADSNTTVHIHRGVLGDSDASAGKSDLDSSIHRWQNPIAKLVITVQ; encoded by the coding sequence ATGAAATACAAATCACAGATTCTACTGAGTGCTCTCGGGCTTGCGCTGACGGCTCAATCCGCGTCCGCTGCCGATGTATCGGTCAATATCACCAATCTGAGTCACGGTAACCATTTCACGCCTTTGTTGGTTACAGCGCACGACACCATGACGCATCTGTTTCAAGAGGGAATGGCGGCATCGGCAAACCTGCGTGCGATGGCTGAGTGCGGAGACATCTCCGGACTGCTAAGCGATGCTGGCGGTGCCGATATGGATACCGTAGAAAACCCGGCCATGGGTCTACTCGCACCCGGAGCAAATGCCACGGCTATGTTGATGACCAATAGCACAAACACAAAACTATCAGTAGTTGCGATGATACTGCCGACTAACGATGGTTTTGTCGGCGTAGACAGCCTGGACATACCGCAAACAGCGGGTACTTATACCTATTATCTGAATGGCTACGATGCCGGTACGGAAGCAAACGATGAAACACTGCCTGGTACCGATTGCGCTCCTGGTGTCGCTGGTATTCCTGCAGCGCCAAACGGCGACGGTGGAATGAATGGCTCCGGCGTAGCTATGGCCGACAGCAATACAACAGTACACATTCATCGCGGTGTTTTAGGCGATAGCGACGCAAGCGCTGGCAAGAGCGACCTGGATAGCAGCATCCATCGTTGGCAGAACCCGATTGCAAAACTTGTCATCACAGTGCAATAA
- the mnmH gene encoding tRNA 2-selenouridine(34) synthase MnmH produces MDELKELPQVDDYRQLFIQDTPMIDVRAPVEFHQGAFPHVDNLPLMDDDDRREIGIRYKESGQEQAILLGKTRVSGNVKTERVDAWANFVRNHPQGVLYCFRGGLRSKISQFWIYEKTGIIYPRVKGGYKAMRHFLLETLQAVEHHMQAIVIGGRTGTGKTLLLNQTQHKIDLEGIYHHRGSAFGNHAKPQPSQIDIENALAIAWLKLQHAGVSTVIMEDEAANIGSRRIPDTFIEKLKTSPLILLEEDIDTRANNVFNDYIVDALQEHRNVHGEEIGNIAWAENLRASLRKIERRLGGKRFQDLNALLEEALLQHRESNETDYFRSLIRQLLVDYYDPMYDFQLAKKTERVIFKGDTAAVLSYLREHHQVV; encoded by the coding sequence GTGGACGAATTAAAAGAACTGCCCCAGGTCGACGATTACCGACAGTTGTTTATCCAGGATACACCTATGATCGATGTGCGTGCGCCCGTCGAGTTTCATCAGGGTGCTTTTCCGCACGTCGATAATTTACCTCTCATGGACGACGATGATCGTCGCGAAATTGGTATTCGTTATAAAGAGTCGGGGCAGGAGCAAGCCATACTACTCGGCAAGACTCGCGTCAGTGGCAATGTCAAAACTGAACGGGTCGATGCCTGGGCCAACTTTGTGAGAAACCATCCCCAGGGCGTGCTCTATTGTTTTCGCGGTGGTCTGCGTTCCAAGATCAGTCAATTCTGGATTTACGAAAAGACCGGCATCATTTATCCGCGAGTAAAGGGCGGATACAAGGCTATGCGACACTTTTTGCTGGAGACCTTGCAGGCCGTCGAACACCATATGCAGGCCATCGTCATTGGTGGACGCACCGGTACAGGTAAAACCCTGTTACTCAATCAGACGCAACACAAAATTGATCTGGAAGGTATTTATCATCATCGCGGTTCGGCCTTTGGCAATCATGCAAAACCGCAACCCTCGCAGATCGATATTGAAAACGCGCTCGCTATCGCGTGGCTTAAGCTACAACATGCCGGGGTGAGTACTGTCATTATGGAAGATGAAGCGGCCAACATCGGTTCCCGTCGCATACCAGATACCTTTATCGAAAAATTGAAGACTTCGCCGCTGATTTTACTCGAAGAAGATATCGATACCCGAGCGAACAATGTATTCAACGATTACATAGTCGATGCCTTGCAGGAACATCGCAATGTGCATGGCGAGGAAATCGGCAACATCGCATGGGCGGAAAACCTGAGGGCCTCGCTGAGAAAGATTGAACGACGTCTTGGCGGAAAACGATTTCAGGATTTGAACGCACTGCTTGAAGAGGCGCTCTTACAGCACCGTGAAAGCAACGAAACCGATTATTTCCGATCACTGATACGTCAGCTACTGGTCGATTACTACGACCCGATGTACGACTTCCAGTTAGCCAAAAAAACCGAGCGCGTCATATTCAAAGGCGATACGGCAGCGGTACTTAGCTATTTGCGCGAACATCACCAGGTGGTTTGA
- a CDS encoding cytochrome c, which yields MTQRLFYLAISITVLLGFSGLNAYAGELNQASIAEGKKLYTNYCDRCHGPKLDGQGRMASIYIKQGSRPPSNLTVGFYIDRPHDYLVGVILDGGGPHGLSEFMPPFRSELNEKQVHDIVSYIKDNAIKVKASHQ from the coding sequence ATGACACAAAGACTTTTTTATCTGGCAATTTCTATAACGGTATTGCTGGGGTTTTCCGGCTTAAATGCCTATGCAGGAGAGTTGAACCAGGCCAGTATCGCTGAAGGGAAGAAGCTGTATACCAACTATTGCGATAGATGTCACGGGCCCAAGCTCGATGGACAGGGCAGAATGGCGAGTATTTATATCAAACAGGGGAGTAGGCCACCATCAAATCTGACCGTCGGTTTTTACATCGATCGTCCACATGATTATCTGGTCGGTGTTATCCTCGATGGCGGCGGGCCCCATGGCCTGAGCGAGTTCATGCCCCCGTTTCGTAGTGAATTGAATGAAAAGCAGGTGCATGACATTGTCAGCTACATCAAAGACAATGCGATCAAGGTAAAGGCGAGTCACCAATAA
- a CDS encoding PAS domain S-box protein, whose product MKLRALIILMFAAQISVLSGYIFLYWKPQYSQHIEERIVTSESRVSSAVASALVSPLLKRQLSQVYEMLDEQLSVHRLWKEVMLKNIDGRTLYPLSAAMDESYVPPENLLYIEQDIVLGEQLLGKLKIGVDMSEVIAVENSALSQLSWMIMGLLLLSSAVLIFLMDRTIRKPVSALVEATRKLQKGRFGFALPTSRNNEIASLVSAFSEMSMSLNNTQKELIDNATRVQTVLNTVSDGVITIDAKGVIVSVNQSMQDIFGYSEDEMVGNRVNMLMDDAASSTHDGYLMNYRDTKEQISIGIGRQLDAIRKNGEVFPIEISVSDVTIEGNTYFVGTIRDISERIKVDRIKKEFISTVSHELRTPITSIKGSLDLLLAGVVGNVGEEEGKMLRIALSNSKRLLVLINEILDMEKMESGKIVYDFGEHGVNSLLVAAVESNAAYATQHKIQLEVNYLEDDITVYVDIDRMMQVLSNLISNACKFSDAGCVVHIGAERQHDTVRIYVKDHGCGVPESFRDRIFMRFARADGSDSRKAYGTGLGLSITQSLVKGMHGEVNFESTPGKGSTFYCVLPLNYAVAQEKRA is encoded by the coding sequence ATGAAATTGCGAGCGCTAATCATTCTGATGTTCGCGGCTCAGATTAGCGTTCTGAGTGGCTACATATTCCTGTACTGGAAGCCACAATATAGCCAACATATCGAAGAAAGAATTGTCACTTCAGAATCTCGTGTCTCCTCTGCCGTCGCATCAGCGCTAGTTTCTCCGTTATTGAAAAGACAGCTTTCACAGGTCTATGAAATGCTCGATGAACAGTTGAGTGTCCACAGGTTGTGGAAAGAAGTCATGCTGAAGAATATCGACGGAAGGACTTTATATCCTTTGTCTGCGGCGATGGACGAGAGCTATGTGCCACCTGAAAATCTTTTATATATAGAGCAGGATATTGTGCTTGGGGAGCAATTACTCGGGAAGTTAAAAATCGGCGTGGATATGTCGGAAGTAATCGCCGTGGAAAATAGCGCGCTGAGCCAACTCTCCTGGATGATTATGGGATTGTTGCTACTGAGCTCTGCTGTGTTGATATTTCTTATGGATAGAACTATTCGTAAACCGGTATCAGCTTTGGTTGAAGCAACCCGTAAGCTGCAAAAAGGGCGGTTTGGGTTTGCCTTACCCACCAGTCGCAACAACGAGATTGCCAGTCTGGTATCGGCGTTTTCCGAAATGAGTATGAGTCTCAATAATACGCAAAAGGAATTGATCGATAACGCGACGCGGGTACAAACGGTATTGAATACGGTAAGTGACGGCGTTATAACAATTGATGCCAAAGGTGTGATCGTTTCGGTCAATCAAAGTATGCAGGACATATTCGGATATAGCGAAGATGAAATGGTCGGAAATCGTGTCAACATGTTAATGGATGATGCTGCGAGTTCTACACACGACGGCTATTTGATGAATTATCGTGATACTAAAGAGCAGATAAGTATTGGTATAGGTCGACAGTTGGATGCGATTCGTAAAAACGGCGAAGTATTTCCTATCGAAATTAGTGTCAGTGACGTAACTATTGAAGGTAACACTTATTTTGTCGGAACGATACGGGATATTTCTGAGCGCATAAAAGTCGATCGTATAAAGAAAGAATTTATCTCAACGGTGAGTCATGAATTGAGAACGCCGATTACCTCTATCAAAGGCTCGCTGGATTTACTTCTGGCCGGCGTGGTCGGAAATGTCGGTGAAGAAGAAGGTAAGATGTTGCGTATTGCGCTATCAAACTCCAAGCGATTACTGGTGCTCATTAATGAAATACTGGATATGGAAAAAATGGAATCCGGTAAAATTGTGTATGATTTTGGCGAGCATGGCGTAAATTCATTACTCGTAGCCGCTGTCGAAAGCAATGCCGCATATGCAACTCAACATAAAATTCAATTGGAAGTAAACTATTTGGAAGATGATATCACTGTATATGTAGATATCGATCGTATGATGCAGGTGCTTTCCAATTTGATATCCAATGCGTGCAAATTTTCTGATGCGGGATGCGTTGTTCACATTGGCGCGGAGAGGCAGCACGACACCGTAAGAATCTATGTGAAAGATCATGGTTGCGGTGTACCAGAAAGTTTCAGAGATAGGATTTTTATGCGATTTGCGCGGGCCGATGGATCGGATTCCAGGAAAGCGTATGGGACCGGCTTGGGTCTGAGTATTACGCAGTCATTGGTGAAAGGAATGCATGGCGAGGTAAACTTTGAGTCTACGCCAGGAAAGGGTAGTACCTTTTACTGTGTTTTGCCTTTGAACTATGCGGTGGCCCAGGAAAAGAGGGCCTGA